In a single window of the Amycolatopsis sp. cg5 genome:
- a CDS encoding ROK family protein yields MLRSLYFGDRRSRQELSADTGLSPASVGSVMRELIDEGIVIEVGSVESDGGRPRVLLRVDPAHGHVIGIDVGETRVRVELFDLAMTELAKADYPLDPRRHDAEAVTARMLDGIAAVLADGGVGHDSIIGVGVGVPGVVQRKPEVLVDAQTFGWDMVPLERLLRAGTDLPLLIDNGANTMGRAELWFGSGRGTTGAVVALIGSGVGASIITGDAGFPSASASEFGHLVVVAGGRTCRCGNKGCLEAYVGAEAILDRFVEAGGTVADDADQESALAALSQDDQGTGVLAETVRYLGAGIGSLINLLTPERVILGGWAGLLLGDRNLDAIRAAARLHSLRHPFATTSIELCRLGPEAVALGAATLPVEQFLNG; encoded by the coding sequence TTGCTCCGTTCGCTGTATTTCGGGGACCGGCGCAGCCGCCAGGAACTCAGTGCGGACACCGGGCTCAGCCCGGCCTCGGTCGGCTCGGTGATGCGTGAGCTGATCGACGAGGGCATCGTGATCGAGGTCGGCTCCGTCGAGTCGGACGGCGGCCGTCCCCGCGTGCTGCTGCGGGTCGACCCGGCGCACGGGCACGTGATCGGCATCGACGTCGGCGAGACCAGGGTGCGCGTCGAGCTGTTCGACCTCGCGATGACCGAGCTGGCCAAGGCCGACTACCCGCTCGATCCCCGGCGCCACGACGCCGAGGCGGTGACCGCGCGGATGCTCGACGGCATCGCCGCGGTGCTCGCGGACGGCGGCGTCGGCCACGACTCGATCATCGGGGTCGGCGTCGGCGTGCCGGGCGTGGTGCAGCGCAAACCCGAGGTGCTGGTCGACGCGCAGACCTTCGGCTGGGACATGGTCCCGCTCGAACGGCTGCTCCGCGCGGGCACCGACCTGCCGCTGCTGATCGACAACGGCGCCAACACCATGGGCAGGGCCGAGCTCTGGTTCGGCTCCGGCCGCGGCACGACCGGCGCGGTGGTCGCGCTGATCGGCTCCGGCGTCGGCGCCAGCATCATCACCGGCGACGCCGGCTTCCCCAGCGCGTCGGCCAGCGAGTTCGGGCACCTGGTGGTGGTCGCGGGCGGGCGGACCTGCCGCTGCGGGAACAAGGGCTGCCTGGAGGCCTACGTCGGCGCCGAGGCGATCCTCGACCGGTTCGTGGAGGCGGGCGGGACCGTCGCGGACGACGCCGACCAGGAGTCCGCGCTCGCCGCGCTCAGCCAGGACGACCAAGGCACCGGCGTGCTCGCCGAGACCGTGCGGTACCTGGGCGCAGGCATCGGCAGCCTGATCAACCTGCTCACCCCCGAACGCGTCATCCTCGGCGGCTGGGCCGGGCTGCTGCTCGGCGACCGCAATCTCGACGCCATCCGGGCCGCCGCGCGCCTGCATTCGCTGAGGCACCCCTTCGCCACCACGTCGATCGAACTGTGCCGCCTCGGCCCGGAAGCCGTCGCTTTGGGCGCCGCCACCCTGCCCGTCGAGCAATTCCTCAATGGTTGA